Proteins found in one Pelobates fuscus isolate aPelFus1 chromosome 10, aPelFus1.pri, whole genome shotgun sequence genomic segment:
- the LOC134575080 gene encoding oocyte zinc finger protein XlCOF7.1-like yields MDQPWITESILKMTLEIIHLMTGEDLIVVKKPGDRAANSPTMEVDVKKNEEKVLELANKIIQLLTGQVIINTGDVAVYFTLEEWDYLIKNQHLYRDVMQSDSLLGSLGGLKCRNRKRGIYQANLSSNNLIEDIKDAKMNLDTKCFRTQKTSTSKQKSELYVKENPVDIANDKPGSLHSTHINEISLSSNIRDSNIHTTIEQTSICISQDAALCDKVKPPEPNRYIPTDHVLAEYIKDESISYKENYFTDLYSSTERTTRLIGESLQAEGNINLNKRAATEHIQANISTIKEEPGLWDKEYSTGTATYTSVPQIAYKTNPIKESSPIHKGFIIFTNPNAHPLVEHNSTSHKHHKAHATYTPPEGEKKQSDLHSREEINTGIFAKILPNLSIKKCKNCGQSFNSSSTYTNHQGSSTNHNCCYYQKHVISNVELLKQPSTSSEKNPLNCSEYGKCFSSDEKLVKHQWDHFNTNKLSCSKCGKHCISESELLTHQKIHTSTKMSVGSDCGKVLTQRVNLGKHMRSHPDGKYFFYKFDLIPQNKLHQGKKYMCSECGKYFTSEAFLIRHQKCHLAIKPFSCSECGKCFQRSGNFLKHCSTHTKYLEV; encoded by the exons ATGGACCAACCTTGGATCACAGAGAGTATACTAAAAATGACACTGGAGATCATCCACTTgatgactggagag GATTTAATTGTTGTGAAGAAACCTGGTGACCGTGCTGCAAACAGCCCAACCATGGAGgttgatgtgaaaaaaaatgaagaaaaagttttggaattAGCAAATAAGATCATTCAACTGCTAACCGGACAG GTTATAATAAACACTGGAGATGTTGCCGTTTATTTCACACTGGAAGAATGGGATTATCTTATAAAAAATCAGCATCTATACAGGGATGTGATGCAGAGTGATTCGTTACTTGGCTCACTGG GCGGATTGAAATGCAGAAACAGAAAGAGAGGAATTTACCAAGCTAATTTGTCCTCCAATAACTTAATTGAAGATATAAAGGATGCCAAAATGAATTTGGATACAAAATGTTTCAGAACTCAAAAAACAAGTACAAGTAAACAAAAATCTGAATTGTATGTGAAAGAAAATCCTGTAGATATTGCCAATGATAAACCTGGATCACTCCATTCTACTCACATCAATGAAATTTCACTCTCGAGTAATATTAGAGATTCTAATATCCATACAACCATAGAACAGACATCTATTTGTATAAGCCAGGATGCAGCCTTGTGCGACAAAGTAAAACCTCCCGAACCTAACAGATATATACCTACAGATCATGTGCTGGCAGAATACATTAAAGATGAATCTATCTCCTACAAAGAAAATTATTTCACAGACCTTTACAGTTCCACAGAACGCACAACTCGTCTTATTGGGGAATCATTGCAGGCTGAAGGAAATATCAACTTAAACAAACGTGCAGctacagaacatatacaggcaaaCATTAGCACAATTAAAGAAGAACCAGGATTATGGGATAAAGAATATAGCACAGGCACTGCCACTTACACAAGTGTACCACAGATAGCATATAAAACTAATCCTATTAAGGAGAGCTCTCCCATACATAAAGGATTTATCATTTTTACAAACCCTAATGCACATCCACTTGTTGAACATAACTCTACCTCCCATAAACATCACAAGGCACATGCTACTTATACTCCTCCAGAAggtgaaaaaaaacaatcagaTCTACATTCAAGGGAGGAAATCAACACAGGCATCTTTGCAAAAATTCTGCCCAACTtatcaataaaaaaatgcaagaaCTGTGGTCAAAGCTTTAATAGTAGTTCCACCTATACAAATCACCAAGGATCAAGCACCAACCACAACTGCTGTTATTATCAGAAGCATGTTATTAGTAATGTAGAACTTCTCAAACAGCCATCCACTAGCTCAGAGAAGAACCCTCTTAATTGCTCAGAATATGGGAAATGTTTTTCTTCAGATGAAAAACTTGTTAAGCATCAGTGGGATCACTTTAATACAAATAAATTATCTTGTTCTAAATGTGGAAAACACTGCATTTCGGAATCTGAACTTCTAACACATCAGAAAATTCATACAAGCACTAAAATGTCTGTGGGCTCGGATTGTGGAAAAGTGTTGACCCAAAGAGTAAACCTTGGTAAACATATGAGATCTCATCCAGacggcaaatattttttttataaatttgacCTTATTCCACAGAATAAGCTTCACCAAGGAAAAAAGTACatgtgttctgaatgtggaaaatattTCACTTCTGAGGCATTTCTTATTAGACATCAAAAGTGTCACTTGGCGATCAAGCCATTCTCAtgctctgaatgtggaaaatgttttcaaaGAAGTGGAAACTTTCTAAAACATTGCAGCACTCACACCAAATATCTGGAAGTGTAG